A DNA window from Macadamia integrifolia cultivar HAES 741 chromosome 4, SCU_Mint_v3, whole genome shotgun sequence contains the following coding sequences:
- the LOC122075631 gene encoding reticulocyte-binding protein 2 homolog a-like, which translates to MATPAKDKHTSRFNASGAENSNPNLSSRSPLQKKAESPVIKSSKSKKSAPKLSYQIVSPRTKIQERKFVVAKKKPKATTSVVVSCKCKVKMGGDLKKCPCIAYENLRASQEEFFRNEQDIDFEESQAIAEVEQEQKTDENFETTADSLEKSMEGNESSPNGSINYDQEEFPNEMGSSKIKRRRERLLEAARSSIPEAGSGRVKHMVKAFERIFSIPRSNDTKENEEEENGGIKKPTKWALPGLQPKALETEASPSSVSPSELFFTSENFGSDSRVSSSSDSSQGSFTFTSRKSEEGGARRNRSRRNSSESSASFGGKKWKKKQLKVTSQQPFKLRTEQRGRFKEEEFLKKMQEMSIQEERQRIPIAQGLPWTTDEPECLVKPPVKESTRPVDLQLHSDLRAVERAEFDHHVAEKLSFIEQYRLEREKQLKLAEEEEIRRLRRELVPKAQPMPYFDRPFIPRRSLKHPTVPKEPKFHIPQHKKIKCMSWNDMNMNIYTHQLCESYKRERMNGEQ; encoded by the exons ATGGCGACTCCTGCAAAAGATAAACATACATCTCGATTCAATGCTTCAGGGGCCGAGAATTCGAATCCGAATCTCTCGAGCAGAAGTCCTCTGCAGAAAAAAGCAGAATCTCCGGTTATCAAATCGTCCAAATCGAAGAAATCTGCGCCAAAACTTTCTTATCAGATCGTTTCTCCCCGCACCAAGATTCAAGAAAGGAAATTCGTAGTAGCCAAGAAGAAGCCGAAGGCAACCACTTCTGTAGTCGTTTCATGCAAATGTAAAGTGAAGATGGGAGGTGATCTCAAGAAATGCCCTTGTATTGCTTACGAGAACCTCAGAGCGTCTCAGGAAGAGTTTTTCAGAAATGAACAGgatattgattttgaggagTCACAGGCGATTGCCGAAGTTGAACAGGAGCAGAAGACTGATGAAAACTTCGAGACTACTGCAGATTCACTGGAGAAATCCATGGAAGGAAATGAGTCTTCACCGAATGGATCAATTAACTACGATCAGGAAGAGTTTCCAAATGAAATGGGTAGTTCGAAGAtcaagaggaggagagaaagattGCTAGAAGCAGCCCGAAGCAGTATCCCTGAAGCTGGCTCTGGAAGAGTTAAGCACATGGTCAAAGCATTTGAGAGGATTTTTTCAATTCCAAGATCTAATGACACAAAGGAGAACGAAGAGGAAGAGAACGGAGGTATAAAGAAGCCAACGAAGTGGGCATTACCAGGATTGCAACCTAAGGCCTTAGAAACAGAAGCTTCTCCATCTTCTGTCAGTCCATCAGAGCTGTTCTTCACATCAGAGAATTTCGGTTCAgattctagggtttcctcttcgTCAGACAGCAGCCAAGGAAG CTTTACTTTCACAAGCAGAAAGTCTGAGGAAGGCGGAGCCCGAAGGAACAGGAGCAGGCGAAAC AGCTCTGAATCCTCGGCATCATTTGGTGGAAAAAAGTGGAAGAAGAAACAGCTCAAAGTAACCAGTCAACAACCATTTAAACTAAGAACAGAG CAAAGGGGGAGGTTTAAAGAGGAAGAGTTTCTCAAGAAGATGCAGGAGATGAGTATACAGGAGGAGAGACAGCGGATACCAATTGCACAAGGCCTGCCATGGACAACAGATGAACCAGAG TGCTTGGTGAAGCCTCCAGTGAAAGAAAGCACAAGACCTGTTGACTTGCAGCTACATAGTGATCTGAGAGCAGTGGAACGTGCTGAATTCGATCATCAT GTTGCTGAGAAACTGAGCTTTATTGAGCAGTATAGACTAGAGAGGGAAAAACAACTGAAG ttggcagaagaagaagagattagGAGGCTGAGAAGAGAACTCGTCCCGAAAGCTCAACCCATGCCCTACTTTGATAGGCCTTTCATACCAAGAAG GTCACTGAAACACCCAACCGTTCCTAAAGAGCCAAAGTTCCACATTCCCCAGCACAAGAAAATCAAATGCATGTCATGGAATGATATGAACATGAACATCTATACGCACCAACTATGTGAGAGCTACAAGAGAGAAAGGATGAACGGCGAAcaatga
- the LOC122075699 gene encoding 40S ribosomal protein S19-1-like: METARTVKDVSPHEFVKAYSAHLKRSGKIELPHWTDIVKTATFKELAPYDPDWYFVRAASMARKIYLRQGIGVGGFRKIYGGRKRNGSRPPHFCKSSGSIPRHILQQLEKMNIIEIDPKGGRRITSSGQRDLDQVAGRIIVVAP; encoded by the exons ATGGAGACTGCCAGAACCGTGAAAGATGTGTCTCCACATGAATTTGTGAAAGCATATTCTGCTCATCTGAAACGATCGGGAAAG ATCGAGCTTCCCCACTGGACCGATATTGTGAAGACCGCTACTTTCAAGGAGCTTGCTCCTTATGACCCCGACTGGTACTTTGTCAGAGCTG CATCCATGGCAAGGAAGATTTACTTGAGGCAGGGCATTGGTGTAGGTGGCTTCCGGAAGATCTATGGTGGCCGCAAGAGGAATGGTAGCCGACCACCCCATTTCTGCAAGAGCAGTGGTTCAATTCCTCGTCATATTCTTCAgcaattggagaagatgaatatcATCGAGATTGACCCAAAGGG TGGGAGGAGGATCACATCCAGTGGTCAACGTGACCTTGATCAAGTTGCTGGGAGGATCATTGTTGTTGCCCCGTGA
- the LOC122075487 gene encoding 40S ribosomal protein S19-like — protein sequence METARTVKDVSPHEFVKAYSAHLKRSGKIELPHWTDIVKTATFKELAPYDPDWYFVRAASMARKIYLRQGIGVGGFRKIYGGRKRNGSRPPHFSKSSGSIPRHILQQLEKMNIIEIDPKGGRRITSSGRRDLDQVAGRIIVVAP from the exons ATGGAGACTGCCAGAACAGTGAAAGATGTATCGCCTCATGAATTTGTTAAAGCGTATTCTGCTCATCTGAAACGATCAGGAAAG ATTGAGCTTCCTCACTGGACTGACATTGTGAAGACCGCTACTTTCAAGGAGCTTGCTCCTTATGACCCCGACTGGTACTTTGTCAGAGCTG CATCCATGGCAAGGAAGATTTACTTGAGGCAGGGCATTGGTGTAGGTGGCTTTCGGAAGATCTATGGTGGCCGCAAGAGGAATGGTAGCCGTCCACCCCATTTCTCCAAGAGCAGTGGCTCTATTCCTCGTCATATCCTTCAGCAATTGGAAAAGATGAATATCATCGAGATTGACCCAAAGGG TGGGAGGAGGATCACATCCAGTGGCCGACGTGACCTTGATCAAGTTGCTGGAAGGATCATTGTTGTAGCACCCTGA